One genomic segment of Methylocystis sp. SC2 includes these proteins:
- the cysD gene encoding sulfate adenylyltransferase subunit CysD, with protein MPLTPHLRRLEAEAIFILREAVAEFQRPVMLYSIGKDSSVMLHLALKAFFPAKPPFALLHVDTTWKFRDMIAFRDQTAARVGMDLIVHTNEDGLKRGVSPFTCSSSAYTQAMKTEALRQALNEGGFDAALGGARRDEEKSRAKERIFSHRTASHGWDPKSQRPELWRIFNTRLGAGETMRIFPLSNWTEIDIWDYIAAENIPVAPLYLAKERPIVRRNGAYVMVDDERFPLAPNEVVESRRVRFRTLGCYPLTGAIESEADTLEAIIAEMRQASTSERQGRLIDFDESASMERKKREGYF; from the coding sequence ATGCCCCTTACGCCGCATCTGCGCCGGCTCGAAGCCGAAGCAATTTTCATATTGCGAGAAGCCGTGGCCGAATTCCAGCGTCCGGTGATGCTCTATTCGATCGGCAAGGATTCGAGCGTGATGTTGCATCTCGCGCTCAAGGCCTTTTTTCCGGCCAAGCCGCCCTTTGCGCTGTTGCATGTCGACACCACGTGGAAGTTTCGCGACATGATTGCGTTCCGCGATCAAACCGCGGCGCGCGTCGGAATGGATCTGATCGTTCACACAAATGAAGATGGGCTCAAGCGCGGCGTCTCGCCCTTCACGTGCTCTTCATCCGCTTATACGCAAGCCATGAAAACCGAGGCGCTCAGGCAGGCGCTGAACGAAGGCGGATTTGACGCGGCGTTGGGCGGCGCGCGCCGCGACGAGGAGAAAAGTCGGGCGAAGGAGCGAATCTTCTCGCATCGAACCGCCTCCCACGGTTGGGATCCCAAGAGTCAGCGCCCCGAGCTTTGGCGGATATTCAACACGCGCCTCGGCGCCGGCGAGACCATGCGAATCTTTCCGCTGTCGAATTGGACCGAGATCGACATCTGGGATTACATCGCCGCGGAAAACATCCCGGTCGCGCCTCTGTATCTCGCAAAGGAGCGGCCGATCGTCCGCCGCAACGGCGCTTACGTCATGGTCGACGATGAGCGGTTTCCGCTGGCGCCGAATGAGGTCGTCGAATCGCGGCGCGTGCGCTTTCGAACGCTGGGCTGCTATCCATTGACCGGCGCCATCGAATCGGAGGCGGACACGCTGGAGGCGATCATCGCGGAAATGCGACAGGCCTCGACCTCTGAACGTCAGGGCAGGCTGATCGACTTCGATGAGTCCGCGTCCATGGAGCGAAAGAAGCGCGAGGGGTATTTTTGA
- a CDS encoding TolC family outer membrane protein: protein MCRLGKTPICACAPSDQPRRRHFLLAWIACGIFYAPAQAHGDTIHGALEKVYTTNPEIDEQRANVRVHDEEVSKAYSYARPKASISATGGPQRTLIRAPAGIDQFSSRQYQSDKYSGKPLNATFAFQLPVLDGGKASASLGQAESGVLASRAVLRDAEQQALLKGATAYMNVLRDAAVVRLKKNNIGVLREQLRVTIDRFDFGEVTRTDVAQAEAALAQSQADLAAAFGALENSASVYRQTIGEEPKLLQPAPSLEALLPESRDDAIAVALVDHPSIVAAVHQIDAGESAVKIAESAILPTASVGAQVIQQFDSYFGYPKTRQFGAQVFGQLNVPLYQGGGEYSAIRQAKEQLGQARIHADVVKNSVRAAVIQGFSQFTTAKAAVSFNMKAVKAAEVALRGVRDEAAFGQRTTLDVLNAQQALLTARVNLVTAQRDRVVGSYAALAAIGRLSYATLDLDVMPYDPSAHLEQIQHKWIGVSVPGEQQNEAQSITDRLFP from the coding sequence ATGTGCAGGCTTGGAAAAACGCCAATATGCGCATGCGCGCCGAGCGATCAGCCGCGCCGGCGACATTTTCTTCTGGCCTGGATTGCGTGCGGTATATTTTATGCGCCGGCGCAGGCGCATGGAGATACGATACACGGCGCGTTAGAGAAGGTTTACACGACAAACCCCGAAATCGACGAACAGCGAGCGAATGTTCGCGTGCATGATGAAGAGGTCTCAAAGGCCTATTCCTACGCGCGGCCAAAAGCCAGCATATCCGCAACGGGGGGGCCGCAGAGAACGCTGATCCGCGCTCCGGCCGGGATTGATCAGTTCAGCAGCAGACAATATCAGAGCGACAAATATTCGGGCAAGCCGCTGAATGCGACCTTCGCTTTTCAGCTGCCCGTGTTGGATGGCGGCAAGGCGAGCGCGAGTCTAGGTCAAGCGGAATCCGGCGTATTGGCCTCGCGGGCGGTTCTTCGTGACGCCGAGCAGCAGGCGCTCTTAAAGGGCGCGACCGCGTATATGAATGTGCTGCGCGACGCCGCTGTCGTTCGTCTCAAGAAGAATAACATCGGCGTTCTGCGCGAACAGTTGCGGGTGACAATAGATCGCTTCGATTTCGGCGAAGTGACCCGCACCGACGTCGCTCAAGCCGAAGCCGCGCTCGCCCAATCGCAAGCCGATCTGGCCGCCGCGTTCGGCGCCCTTGAAAATAGCGCCTCGGTCTATCGTCAAACGATCGGCGAGGAGCCAAAGCTGCTGCAGCCGGCGCCCTCGCTCGAGGCGCTTCTTCCAGAAAGCCGCGACGACGCAATTGCGGTCGCTCTCGTCGATCACCCGTCCATCGTCGCCGCCGTTCACCAGATCGATGCCGGAGAATCGGCCGTCAAAATTGCGGAAAGCGCGATCCTGCCGACGGCGTCGGTCGGCGCTCAAGTCATTCAACAATTCGATTCATATTTTGGCTATCCAAAAACCAGGCAGTTTGGCGCACAGGTGTTTGGCCAATTGAACGTGCCGCTTTATCAAGGCGGCGGCGAATATTCGGCCATACGGCAGGCGAAAGAGCAGCTCGGTCAGGCGCGTATTCACGCCGACGTCGTCAAGAATTCCGTCAGGGCGGCGGTCATTCAGGGCTTCAGCCAATTCACGACGGCGAAGGCCGCCGTTTCATTCAACATGAAAGCCGTCAAGGCCGCCGAGGTGGCGCTGCGCGGGGTCAGAGACGAAGCCGCGTTCGGACAACGCACGACGCTCGACGTGCTGAACGCGCAACAGGCGCTGCTGACTGCTCGCGTGAATCTTGTGACGGCGCAACGGGATAGGGTTGTCGGCTCCTATGCGGCGCTTGCGGCGATCGGGCGCCTCTCATATGCGACTCTCGACCTCGACGTCATGCCTTACGATCCGTCGGCGCATCTGGAACAAATTCAACATAAGTGGATCGGCGTCTCCGTTCCCGGGGAGCAGCAGAATGAAGCTCAGTCAATAACCGATCGCCTCTTCCCGTAA
- a CDS encoding HlyD family type I secretion periplasmic adaptor subunit, which produces MRLKRGSNLSEPSADGLPRLRAAAERLALVKWARSDGEFLPAAISILETPPSPVHIGLLWAICLLLSVALTWMYFGHIDIIAIAQGKIQPAGRVKTIQPLETGRVVAIHAENGRHVTAGEVLVELDPAEAVADERGSSIVYLAYVAEKARRKAALNAIANNSYDKEIAVDWPAEIPDQLREREGRILRGDLRQLLSSLKSIDAQLEQKEEEQKRLKNTIASQESLLATLKERVVMRKGLLARGSTPRAAVIDSIEALQVQQTNLATQQGQLTEAQAASRVLRQERAKQVDAFVAENEQRLGEAERQIDDFEQRHKKAHEKTEHMTIRSPISGTVFGLSVTTRNQVLATGEELMRIVPDDADLEIECYVQNKDIGFVKKDQPAVVKVESFPFTRYGSLDAMVTRVAHDAIPEPDAQALEGNPARPAKNNYFGGAQRTQNLVFPVTLRAQRSTMNIDGVDVPLSPGMGVTVEIKTGRRRILEYLFSPLLEVASRAMKER; this is translated from the coding sequence ATGCGTCTAAAGAGGGGAAGCAATCTGTCGGAGCCAAGCGCTGACGGTCTGCCTCGTCTCCGCGCTGCGGCGGAACGGCTCGCGCTCGTGAAGTGGGCGCGTTCCGACGGAGAGTTTCTTCCGGCGGCCATCTCGATTCTGGAAACGCCGCCGTCGCCTGTGCATATTGGTCTGCTCTGGGCGATCTGTTTGCTGTTGAGCGTCGCGCTGACGTGGATGTATTTTGGCCATATCGACATCATCGCAATTGCGCAGGGGAAAATTCAGCCGGCCGGCCGCGTAAAAACCATCCAACCGCTCGAGACCGGCCGCGTCGTCGCGATCCATGCAGAGAACGGGCGGCATGTCACTGCCGGAGAGGTCTTGGTGGAGCTCGATCCGGCGGAAGCAGTCGCGGACGAAAGGGGATCCTCGATCGTCTATTTGGCCTATGTCGCGGAGAAAGCGCGCCGGAAAGCCGCTTTGAACGCGATCGCCAATAATTCCTACGACAAGGAAATAGCCGTTGACTGGCCGGCGGAAATTCCAGACCAGCTCAGGGAGCGCGAAGGTCGCATCCTCAGAGGCGATTTAAGACAGCTTCTGAGTTCGTTGAAGAGCATCGATGCGCAGCTCGAACAAAAGGAAGAGGAGCAGAAGCGCCTCAAGAATACGATCGCGAGTCAGGAATCGCTGCTCGCGACTCTCAAAGAGCGCGTCGTTATGAGGAAGGGGCTGCTCGCCCGCGGATCGACGCCGAGGGCGGCGGTCATCGATTCGATCGAGGCGCTGCAGGTCCAGCAAACCAACCTTGCGACCCAGCAAGGGCAGCTCACGGAAGCTCAGGCCGCGAGCCGCGTGCTGCGGCAAGAACGAGCAAAGCAAGTGGACGCATTTGTCGCTGAGAACGAACAAAGGCTGGGCGAAGCTGAGCGTCAGATCGATGATTTTGAACAAAGGCATAAGAAGGCGCACGAGAAAACCGAACATATGACGATTAGGAGCCCAATCTCCGGGACCGTCTTTGGCCTGTCGGTCACCACAAGAAATCAGGTTCTTGCGACGGGCGAAGAACTCATGCGGATCGTGCCGGATGACGCCGATCTTGAGATCGAATGCTATGTGCAGAACAAGGATATCGGATTTGTAAAGAAGGACCAGCCGGCCGTGGTGAAGGTCGAATCATTTCCCTTCACGCGCTATGGCTCGCTTGACGCGATGGTGACGCGTGTTGCGCATGACGCGATACCCGAGCCTGACGCTCAAGCGCTCGAAGGCAATCCGGCGCGGCCCGCCAAGAATAACTACTTCGGCGGCGCGCAACGCACCCAGAATCTCGTCTTTCCGGTGACCCTTCGCGCGCAGCGTTCGACGATGAACATCGATGGCGTCGACGTTCCATTGTCTCCAGGCATGGGCGTCACCGTAGAGATAAAGACCGGACGGCGCCGCATTCTTGAATATTTGTTTTCTCCACTGCTCGAAGTGGCGTCTCGCGCGATGAAGGAAAGGTAG